The sequence below is a genomic window from Sorangiineae bacterium MSr12523.
CGGCCATCATCGCGGGGGCGCTCGCGGGCACCTGGCTGGTGTCGCAAATTCCGGTGGAACGACGGCGGTGGACCAGCGAGCTTCTCCCCTTCGACGGGGCGACGCGAGGAACCTTTTCCAAGACGCACGCGATCATCAGCGATTTCCTCCTCGCGGGCACCATCATGACGCCCATGTTCGCGAATCTGCTGACCCGCGATCCCGACGCGCTTCCGAAGACCATCGTCACGGGGGAGGCCCTTTCCCTGTGCATCTTCCTCAATGCGCTGTCCAAGTACTCGGTGCAACGGCCGAGACCTTATACCTACGCCACCGATCGGGAGATCCTTGGTTTCGCGGCCTCGCGCCGCGGCGAAGCGTACCTCTCTTTCTATTCGAGTCATTCGACCAATGCCTTTGCGGCGGCCGTCAGCGGCGGCCTTCTCTTTGGGTACGGCAATTCGGATACGGAACTGCGCGCCGTCGTCTGGGGAGTCGAAATGGCCCTCGCCAGCGCCACGGCCACGGAGCGCGTTCGTGCCGGTCAACACTTTCCCTCCGACGTCCTCTTGGGCGCCGTCGTGGGAACGGCCATCGGCATCCTCGTCCCCCGCGCCCATATGCGCGATCGCGCCGCCCTCACCGTGCACCCCATCGAATGGGCCGCCATCGGCAGCGGCCTGGTATTCGGAACCACGGTCGCCGCCGTGCTGCCGAGCTTTCATTGGCCAGCCTACGACACGCGCACCCTGACTGTGCGGCTCATGCCGTCATTCTCGACCACGGGCGCCAGCCTCGTGGCCCGCGGGGCGTTCTGAAGCGGATCGAGGCGGAGCCTCCACGAGGGTTTACGTCGATTCCGTAAACTCCGACGGCCGTCTTTTCTCGATGCGCGAATTCGCCCTCGAACCTACGAGAAACGTCTCGGCCCGCGAATAAGAGCGTATGGAAGCGTTCATGGGCGTTGCGCAATGAACCGTAGCGACCTCACAACGGCCGGGGTTTACCCCGTTCACGTAAACGCCAAACCTTTTGCAGTCGCATTGTGCCTGAGGCAAACATCACCATCGGCGCCATCACCGATGAGGGGATCCGAATGAGTGCTGTCGAGAGAAAGACACGTCGACGTGAAGTCGTCGTCACTGCAGACGCTTGGACGCGTTCACTCGGCCACGAGTCGACGCTCGACGACGTCACGCCCATCACCAGGGTACGGGCGTTGCGGCGCAAGAGGCGCCATGCGAAAGCGGAACCTCCGATTCTCGTGGGGGACCTGGTCGCAAGCAAGTATCGCATCGAACGTGTACTCGGATACGGCGATATGGGCTTGGTGGTCGCCGCACGTCACCTGCAGCTTGGCTTTCTGGTCGCCATCAAATTCATGCGTCCCGAAGCCCAAAGCGAATCCCGCGCG
It includes:
- a CDS encoding phosphatase PAP2 family protein, whose translation is MSTPTGKSKRCAAAAAVMFLAHAVARPAAAQSEPRVDLSAAPDTAIIAGALAGTWLVSQIPVERRRWTSELLPFDGATRGTFSKTHAIISDFLLAGTIMTPMFANLLTRDPDALPKTIVTGEALSLCIFLNALSKYSVQRPRPYTYATDREILGFAASRRGEAYLSFYSSHSTNAFAAAVSGGLLFGYGNSDTELRAVVWGVEMALASATATERVRAGQHFPSDVLLGAVVGTAIGILVPRAHMRDRAALTVHPIEWAAIGSGLVFGTTVAAVLPSFHWPAYDTRTLTVRLMPSFSTTGASLVARGAF